A part of Longimicrobiaceae bacterium genomic DNA contains:
- a CDS encoding DUF2277 domain-containing protein: MCRNIRVLANFDPPATEEEIRAAALQYVRKVSGSTRPSKVNEEAFNRAVDEVAAATERLIRSLKIKAPPRDREVEREKLKAQSRKRFGREPLHSPIPHVPRS; encoded by the coding sequence ATGTGTCGTAACATCAGGGTTCTGGCCAATTTCGATCCGCCTGCCACGGAAGAGGAGATCCGTGCCGCGGCGCTTCAGTACGTGCGCAAGGTCAGCGGGTCTACGCGTCCCTCCAAGGTCAACGAGGAAGCCTTCAACCGAGCGGTCGACGAGGTGGCCGCCGCCACCGAGCGGCTCATTCGTTCGCTGAAGATCAAGGCCCCGCCGCGCGATCGTGAGGTGGAACGGGAGAAGTTGAAGGCGCAGTCGCGAAAGCGTTTCGGCCGTGAACCCCTCCACAGCCCGATCCCCCACGTGCCAAGGAGCTAG
- a CDS encoding DUF2200 domain-containing protein has protein sequence MATTLERVYRMKFAGVYPHYLQKVERKNRTKEELDQVICWLTGYSTKELQQQIDLGSDFETFFANAPHFNPNASLIKGVVCGVRVEEIEDPLMRKVRYLDKLVDELAKGKTMEKILRR, from the coding sequence ATGGCGACGACTCTCGAGCGCGTCTACCGGATGAAGTTTGCGGGCGTGTATCCGCACTACCTGCAGAAGGTGGAGCGGAAGAACCGCACGAAAGAAGAGCTCGACCAGGTCATCTGCTGGCTCACCGGCTACAGCACGAAGGAGTTGCAGCAGCAGATAGACCTGGGAAGCGACTTCGAGACCTTCTTTGCCAACGCACCCCACTTCAATCCCAACGCGTCGCTCATCAAGGGCGTGGTGTGTGGCGTGCGCGTCGAAGAGATCGAAGACCCGCTCATGCGGAAGGTGCGCTACCTGGACAAGCTGGTCGATGAGCTGGCAAAGGGTAAGACGATGGAGAAGATCCTGCGTCGGTAA
- a CDS encoding GlsB/YeaQ/YmgE family stress response membrane protein has translation MDLVTWLIVGLIAGVLAALVVGGVGLIGDIIVGIVGAFVGGWIFRSLGVSTPFGGLAGTIFTAFVGAVVLLFILHLVMRGRARV, from the coding sequence GTGGACCTGGTTACGTGGCTGATCGTCGGCCTGATCGCGGGAGTGCTCGCGGCACTCGTGGTGGGAGGCGTGGGGCTCATCGGAGACATCATCGTTGGCATCGTGGGGGCGTTCGTCGGCGGTTGGATCTTCCGTTCGCTCGGCGTCAGCACGCCTTTCGGCGGCCTCGCTGGAACGATCTTCACCGCCTTCGTCGGTGCGGTCGTCCTCCTCTTCATCCTCCATCTGGTGATGCGGGGGCGCGCGCGAGTATAG
- a CDS encoding patatin-like phospholipase family protein, with product MAEGSVPTSSQTALVLGGGGFTASSWITGLVVGMAEGGLDVRSADVLIGTSAGARVALQLARGAPLEEVFARQVGAAAHVGRPSAPLDWAHLQREVARAKELGGDRSEILRRIGQLALAHGGPDRRALVASQLLLQEWPERSVRLIALNAETGVRRAFDRESGIELVDALMATTAFFGAAPVWFDGQPYIDGGFYSSDNADLAAGCARVLVLALRAPPWAMRLVSLEAGVAELRASGAEVVVIQPDEEAMEAITSAGSPMNPAVFESATRAGRAQGLREVARRGTSWW from the coding sequence ATGGCTGAAGGATCTGTGCCGACGAGTAGCCAGACCGCCCTCGTTCTGGGCGGCGGCGGCTTCACGGCGAGCTCGTGGATCACCGGGCTCGTCGTCGGAATGGCCGAGGGGGGTCTCGACGTGCGGAGTGCCGACGTGCTGATCGGCACCTCGGCGGGAGCCCGGGTGGCGCTGCAGCTCGCGCGCGGGGCTCCACTGGAAGAGGTGTTCGCGCGGCAGGTGGGCGCGGCGGCACACGTGGGACGTCCGTCCGCCCCGCTGGACTGGGCTCACCTGCAACGCGAGGTGGCGCGAGCGAAGGAGCTGGGCGGCGACCGGTCGGAGATCCTGCGGCGCATCGGGCAGCTCGCCCTCGCCCACGGCGGGCCGGACCGAAGGGCGCTGGTGGCGTCGCAGCTGCTTCTACAGGAGTGGCCGGAGCGGAGCGTGCGGCTGATCGCGCTGAACGCCGAGACCGGAGTGCGACGGGCGTTCGACCGGGAAAGCGGCATCGAGCTGGTCGATGCGTTGATGGCCACGACGGCATTCTTCGGCGCCGCGCCGGTCTGGTTCGACGGCCAACCCTACATCGACGGCGGATTCTACTCGAGCGACAACGCTGACCTGGCCGCCGGATGTGCGCGGGTACTCGTGCTGGCTCTGCGCGCCCCGCCCTGGGCGATGCGGCTCGTATCGCTGGAAGCGGGAGTCGCGGAGCTGCGGGCGTCGGGCGCGGAGGTAGTGGTGATTCAGCCGGACGAGGAGGCAATGGAGGCGATCACCTCCGCCGGGAGTCCAATGAATCCGGCGGTCTTCGAGTCGGCAACGCGAGCGGGGCGGGCGCAGGGGCTCCGCGAGGTTGCGCGGCGCGGCACGAGCTGGTGGTAG
- a CDS encoding right-handed parallel beta-helix repeat-containing protein yields MRYLILFICLLLGVTPAEAQVETASDDVLIEVGGASTEIRTDDQGVLHVAVSESDALELRQRGFVRYSDFGARGDGKTDDIDAIAVAHAFANEYDLPVRADEGATYYIVGERTAVIRTDTDFGTAEFIIDDRNVQDRTSSVVEVASSHEPLELSGISSLRRNQKKIDVSLPGPALITVTDTTVRRYIRYGPNQNNGAPQTDIFVVDAQGNVDPNTPIIWDFDRITEITALPMDETTLHITGGRFTTIANQAESKYTYYNRNIAIRRSNVAVDGLEHRITGEGDHGAPYSGFINIGDAANVTVRNTVLTGHKTYRTIGSAGEPVSMGSYDVLVNRALNVSFINNRQTNDINDRTYWGIMASNYSKNLLYDNCTWSRFDAHMGVANATIRNSTLGHMGINAIGTGVFTVENTTVYGNNFINLRSDYGSTWQGEIVIRNSVFVPSGGRPVSASLIGGRNTGQHDFGYTAYMPERIIIDGLRIDDSNHPEEYEGPAIFANFNPQMTDESYREQFPYIRTKQVILRNVTTASGKPLRVSNNAFMFKDVQIIRE; encoded by the coding sequence ATGAGATATCTGATCCTCTTCATCTGTCTCCTTCTCGGCGTGACCCCGGCGGAGGCGCAGGTCGAGACCGCATCCGACGACGTTCTGATCGAGGTTGGGGGTGCCAGCACGGAGATTCGAACGGACGACCAGGGAGTCCTGCACGTAGCAGTGTCCGAGAGCGATGCCCTGGAGCTCCGCCAGCGAGGATTCGTCAGGTACAGCGACTTCGGAGCTCGCGGAGATGGCAAGACGGACGACATCGACGCCATCGCCGTGGCGCACGCGTTCGCCAACGAGTACGATCTCCCCGTTCGCGCGGACGAAGGTGCCACCTACTACATCGTGGGGGAGCGTACGGCGGTCATCCGGACGGACACCGATTTCGGCACGGCTGAGTTCATCATCGACGATCGGAACGTCCAGGATCGGACCTCCTCCGTCGTCGAGGTAGCCTCCAGTCACGAACCGCTGGAGCTCAGCGGGATCTCCTCTCTCCGCAGAAATCAGAAGAAGATCGACGTCTCATTGCCTGGACCTGCCCTGATCACCGTCACCGATACGACGGTCAGGCGCTACATCCGCTATGGGCCCAACCAGAACAACGGCGCCCCACAAACCGACATCTTCGTGGTCGACGCGCAGGGCAACGTGGATCCAAACACTCCGATCATCTGGGATTTCGATCGGATCACGGAGATCACGGCCCTGCCCATGGACGAGACGACACTGCACATCACCGGCGGCCGCTTCACCACCATCGCCAATCAGGCCGAGTCGAAGTACACCTACTACAACCGGAACATTGCGATCAGACGCTCCAACGTGGCGGTGGATGGGCTGGAGCACCGCATCACCGGCGAGGGAGATCACGGCGCGCCGTACAGCGGATTCATCAACATCGGCGATGCCGCCAATGTCACCGTCCGGAACACCGTGCTGACCGGCCACAAGACTTACCGCACCATTGGCTCGGCGGGAGAACCGGTCTCCATGGGCTCATATGACGTGCTCGTGAACCGCGCCCTCAACGTCTCGTTCATCAACAACCGCCAGACCAACGACATCAACGACCGGACGTACTGGGGGATCATGGCCTCCAACTACAGCAAGAACCTCCTGTACGACAACTGCACCTGGTCGCGCTTCGATGCCCATATGGGGGTCGCCAACGCCACCATCCGCAACTCGACCCTGGGGCACATGGGCATCAACGCCATCGGCACCGGGGTCTTCACCGTCGAGAACACCACCGTCTACGGAAACAACTTCATCAACCTGCGCAGCGATTACGGCAGCACGTGGCAGGGAGAGATCGTGATCCGGAACAGCGTGTTCGTGCCCTCCGGCGGCAGGCCCGTGAGTGCCAGCCTGATCGGCGGCCGCAATACCGGACAGCACGATTTCGGCTACACCGCCTACATGCCGGAGCGCATCATCATCGATGGCCTGCGCATCGACGATTCGAATCACCCGGAGGAGTACGAGGGCCCGGCGATCTTCGCGAACTTCAACCCGCAGATGACGGACGAGTCGTACCGGGAGCAGTTTCCCTACATCCGAACCAAGCAGGTCATCCTCAGGAACGTGACCACGGCCAGCGGCAAGCCTCTGCGGGTCAGCAACAATGCGTTCATGTTCAAGGACGTTCAGATCATCAGGGAGTGA
- a CDS encoding alpha/beta hydrolase-fold protein: MTIRSTAPVILALAIVASVPLHAQEANGSRPASTNVRGADFPRVHPDGRVTFRIAAPHARSVVLNPGGSDNGLGAPTPMQRGNDGVWTVTVGPAVPGFHYYWFLVDSVVVNDAGSETFFGWGRQSSGIDVPDPAGDFYAARDVPHGEVRERWYRSSTTGGWRQAYVYTPPGYDADPERRYPVLYLQHGAGEDARGWVKQGRMNLIMDNLIAEGRAQPMIVVMETGYATPDSSAADAGAAPGGGGGGTPNAFAQLVVDDLIPMVDSTYRTLPEREHRAMAGLSMGGGQTLQITLANLDRFAWIGSFSGALGQDFDPETAYGGALSDPERINREVRLLYFSAGTEEPRFHRAATAITQALKQAGFENVVFFESQGTAHEWQTWRRALHDFVPRLFRP, translated from the coding sequence GTGACGATACGAAGCACCGCTCCGGTCATCCTTGCTCTGGCCATCGTCGCCTCCGTTCCGCTGCACGCTCAGGAAGCGAACGGCTCGCGTCCCGCGAGCACGAACGTGCGTGGCGCAGACTTCCCGCGGGTTCACCCTGACGGCCGGGTCACATTCCGGATCGCGGCGCCGCACGCGCGCAGCGTCGTCCTGAACCCGGGCGGGAGCGACAACGGGCTCGGCGCACCCACGCCAATGCAGCGAGGCAACGACGGAGTCTGGACCGTTACTGTCGGGCCCGCGGTGCCGGGGTTTCACTACTACTGGTTCCTGGTCGACAGCGTGGTGGTGAACGATGCCGGGAGCGAGACGTTCTTCGGCTGGGGCCGGCAGTCCAGCGGCATCGATGTACCCGATCCGGCGGGCGACTTCTACGCCGCCCGTGACGTGCCGCACGGAGAGGTCCGCGAGCGGTGGTATCGATCCAGCACCACCGGTGGTTGGCGGCAGGCGTACGTGTACACACCGCCGGGTTATGACGCCGACCCCGAACGGCGCTACCCGGTTCTGTACCTGCAGCACGGGGCAGGGGAGGACGCGCGTGGCTGGGTAAAGCAGGGACGGATGAACCTCATCATGGACAACCTCATCGCCGAGGGCAGGGCTCAGCCCATGATCGTGGTGATGGAGACGGGCTATGCCACCCCGGACTCCTCGGCGGCCGATGCGGGGGCCGCACCCGGCGGAGGCGGAGGAGGCACGCCCAACGCGTTCGCGCAGCTCGTGGTCGACGACCTCATCCCCATGGTCGACTCGACCTATCGCACGCTCCCGGAGCGGGAGCACCGGGCGATGGCGGGGTTGTCGATGGGGGGAGGGCAGACGCTGCAGATCACCCTCGCAAACCTGGACCGCTTCGCCTGGATCGGGTCCTTCAGCGGCGCGCTGGGACAGGATTTCGATCCGGAGACTGCCTATGGCGGCGCCCTCTCCGACCCGGAGCGGATCAACCGGGAGGTGCGGCTCCTCTACTTCAGTGCCGGGACCGAGGAGCCCCGCTTCCACCGGGCCGCCACCGCGATCACGCAGGCCCTGAAGCAGGCCGGATTCGAGAACGTCGTGTTCTTCGAGTCGCAGGGAACAGCCCACGAGTGGCAGACCTGGCGGCGGGCGCTGCACGACTTCGTTCCGCGGCTCTTCCGGCCCTGA
- a CDS encoding GNAT family N-acetyltransferase, giving the protein MLEQLQIRTATLDDAEPLTVLAEQTFRDTFAADNTVEHLEAYVRSAFTIDRIREELDDDDSLFLLAFLEDSDRPVGYAKLRSGEAPPCVTDPDLIELQRIYVDRSAQGHGVGAALMRASLDMARTIGCGTVWLGVWEHNTRAISFYERWGFKTVGDQTFLMGADPQRDLVMTRALRRE; this is encoded by the coding sequence ATGTTGGAACAACTCCAGATCCGCACGGCCACCCTCGATGATGCCGAGCCGCTGACTGTGCTCGCGGAGCAGACCTTCCGCGACACCTTCGCCGCGGACAACACGGTCGAACACCTGGAGGCGTACGTCCGCTCGGCGTTCACCATCGATCGGATTCGGGAAGAGTTGGATGACGACGATAGTCTCTTCTTACTCGCCTTCCTGGAGGACAGCGATCGGCCGGTCGGCTACGCCAAGCTCCGAAGCGGAGAGGCGCCACCGTGCGTGACCGACCCGGACCTCATCGAGCTCCAGCGGATCTACGTGGATCGGAGCGCGCAGGGCCACGGAGTGGGGGCCGCGCTCATGCGGGCGAGCCTCGACATGGCTCGAACGATTGGATGCGGTACGGTCTGGCTCGGCGTGTGGGAGCACAACACCCGTGCGATCTCTTTCTACGAGCGGTGGGGTTTCAAGACAGTCGGGGACCAGACCTTCCTCATGGGCGCTGATCCCCAACGAGACCTCGTCATGACGCGAGCGCTCCGGCGGG